Proteins encoded together in one Saccopteryx leptura isolate mSacLep1 chromosome 7, mSacLep1_pri_phased_curated, whole genome shotgun sequence window:
- the MFF gene encoding mitochondrial fission factor isoform X2, which yields MSKRKTSDPPIGRVSGAAFPSPTAAEMAEISRIQYEMEYTEGISQRMRVPEKLKVAPPNADLEQEFQEGVPNASVIMQVPERIVVAGNNEDIPFTRPGDLDLIQSTSFKPLALKTPPRVLTLSERPLDFLDLERPPPTPQNEEVRAVGRLKRERSMSENAVRQNGQLVRTDSVWHRSDSAPRNKISRFQAPISAPEYTVTPSPPQARVCPSHMLPEDGASLSSARGILSLIQASTRRAYQQVLEVLDDNRRPVLRGGSAAATSNPHHDNVRYGISNIDAVVEGPADDMTVVDAVSLRRQIIKLNRRLQLLEEENKERAKREMVMYSITVAFWLLNSWLWFRR from the exons atgagtaaaagaaaaacCAGTGACCCACCAATAGGAAG AGTGAGTGGGGCAGCATTTCCTTCCCCCACTGCTGCCGAGATGGCGGAGATCAGTCGAATTCAATATGAAATGGAATACACTGAAGGCATTAGTCAACGAATGAGGGTCCCGGAAAAATTAAAGGTAGCACCACCAAATGCTGACCTGGAGCAGGAATTCCAAGAAGGAGTTCCGAATGCCAGTGTGATTATGCAGGTTCCAGAGAGGATTGTCGTAGCAG GAAATAATGAAGACATTCCATTTACAAGACCAGGAGATCTTGACCTCATTCAATCAACTTCTTTTAAACCTCTGGCACTAAAAACACCACCTCGTGTACTTACGCTAAGTGAGAGACCACTAGATTTTCTGGATTTAGAAAGACCTCCTCCAACTCCTCAAAATGAAGAA GTCCGTGCGGTTGGCAGGCTAAAGAGAGAGCGCTCTATGAGTGAAAACGCTGTTCGCCAGAATGGACAGCTAGTCAGGACGGACTCCGT GTGGCACAGATCAGATTCTGccccaagaaataaaatttccaggTTCCAGGCACCGATTTCTGCACCGGAGTACAC TGTGACACCATCGCCACCCCAGGCTCGGGTCTGTCCTTCCCATATGTTACCTGAAGACGGAGCTAGCCTTTCCTCCGCTCGTGGCATTTTGTCGCTTATCCAGGCTTCCACCCGTAGGGCTTACCAGCAGGTCTTGGAGGTGCTGGATGACAACCGCAG ACCAGTGTTGCGTGGTGGGTCTGCGGCCGCCACTTCTAACCCTCATCATGACAACGTCAG GTACGGCATTTCAAATATAGATGCAGTAGTTGAGGGACCCGCAGATGACATGACTGTCGTAGATGCAGTTTCATTAAGACGACAG ATAATCAAACTAAACCGGCGTCTCCAGCTTCTGGAAGAGGAGAACAAAGAGCGGGCGAAGAGGGAGATGGTCATGTACTCGATCACCGTAGCCTTCTGGCTGCTGAACAGCTGGCTCTGGTTCCGCCGCTAG
- the MFF gene encoding mitochondrial fission factor isoform X6, translating to MSKRKTSDPPIGRVSGAAFPSPTAAEMAEISRIQYEMEYTEGISQRMRVPEKLKVAPPNADLEQEFQEGVPNASVIMQVPERIVVAGNNEDIPFTRPGDLDLIQSTSFKPLALKTPPRVLTLSERPLDFLDLERPPPTPQNEEVRAVGRLKRERSMSENAVRQNGQLVRTDSVVRRQNEIRCERPVLRGGSAAATSNPHHDNVRYGISNIDAVVEGPADDMTVVDAVSLRRQIIKLNRRLQLLEEENKERAKREMVMYSITVAFWLLNSWLWFRR from the exons atgagtaaaagaaaaacCAGTGACCCACCAATAGGAAG AGTGAGTGGGGCAGCATTTCCTTCCCCCACTGCTGCCGAGATGGCGGAGATCAGTCGAATTCAATATGAAATGGAATACACTGAAGGCATTAGTCAACGAATGAGGGTCCCGGAAAAATTAAAGGTAGCACCACCAAATGCTGACCTGGAGCAGGAATTCCAAGAAGGAGTTCCGAATGCCAGTGTGATTATGCAGGTTCCAGAGAGGATTGTCGTAGCAG GAAATAATGAAGACATTCCATTTACAAGACCAGGAGATCTTGACCTCATTCAATCAACTTCTTTTAAACCTCTGGCACTAAAAACACCACCTCGTGTACTTACGCTAAGTGAGAGACCACTAGATTTTCTGGATTTAGAAAGACCTCCTCCAACTCCTCAAAATGAAGAA GTCCGTGCGGTTGGCAGGCTAAAGAGAGAGCGCTCTATGAGTGAAAACGCTGTTCGCCAGAATGGACAGCTAGTCAGGACGGACTCCGT TGTAAGAAGACAAAATGAAATACGTTGTGAAAG ACCAGTGTTGCGTGGTGGGTCTGCGGCCGCCACTTCTAACCCTCATCATGACAACGTCAG GTACGGCATTTCAAATATAGATGCAGTAGTTGAGGGACCCGCAGATGACATGACTGTCGTAGATGCAGTTTCATTAAGACGACAG ATAATCAAACTAAACCGGCGTCTCCAGCTTCTGGAAGAGGAGAACAAAGAGCGGGCGAAGAGGGAGATGGTCATGTACTCGATCACCGTAGCCTTCTGGCTGCTGAACAGCTGGCTCTGGTTCCGCCGCTAG
- the MFF gene encoding mitochondrial fission factor isoform X7: MSKRKTSDPPIGRVSGAAFPSPTAAEMAEISRIQYEMEYTEGISQRMRVPEKLKVAPPNADLEQEFQEGVPNASVIMQVPERIVVAGNNEDIPFTRPGDLDLIQSTSFKPLALKTPPRVLTLSERPLDFLDLERPPPTPQNEEVRAVGRLKRERSMSENAVRQNGQLVRTDSVPVLRGGSAAATSNPHHDNVRYGISNIDAVVEGPADDMTVVDAVSLRRQIIKLNRRLQLLEEENKERAKREMVMYSITVAFWLLNSWLWFRR; this comes from the exons atgagtaaaagaaaaacCAGTGACCCACCAATAGGAAG AGTGAGTGGGGCAGCATTTCCTTCCCCCACTGCTGCCGAGATGGCGGAGATCAGTCGAATTCAATATGAAATGGAATACACTGAAGGCATTAGTCAACGAATGAGGGTCCCGGAAAAATTAAAGGTAGCACCACCAAATGCTGACCTGGAGCAGGAATTCCAAGAAGGAGTTCCGAATGCCAGTGTGATTATGCAGGTTCCAGAGAGGATTGTCGTAGCAG GAAATAATGAAGACATTCCATTTACAAGACCAGGAGATCTTGACCTCATTCAATCAACTTCTTTTAAACCTCTGGCACTAAAAACACCACCTCGTGTACTTACGCTAAGTGAGAGACCACTAGATTTTCTGGATTTAGAAAGACCTCCTCCAACTCCTCAAAATGAAGAA GTCCGTGCGGTTGGCAGGCTAAAGAGAGAGCGCTCTATGAGTGAAAACGCTGTTCGCCAGAATGGACAGCTAGTCAGGACGGACTCCGT ACCAGTGTTGCGTGGTGGGTCTGCGGCCGCCACTTCTAACCCTCATCATGACAACGTCAG GTACGGCATTTCAAATATAGATGCAGTAGTTGAGGGACCCGCAGATGACATGACTGTCGTAGATGCAGTTTCATTAAGACGACAG ATAATCAAACTAAACCGGCGTCTCCAGCTTCTGGAAGAGGAGAACAAAGAGCGGGCGAAGAGGGAGATGGTCATGTACTCGATCACCGTAGCCTTCTGGCTGCTGAACAGCTGGCTCTGGTTCCGCCGCTAG
- the MFF gene encoding mitochondrial fission factor isoform X5 yields MSKRKTSDPPIGRVSGAAFPSPTAAEMAEISRIQYEMEYTEGISQRMRVPEKLKVAPPNADLEQEFQEGVPNASVIMQVPERIVVAGNNEDIPFTRPGDLDLIQSTSFKPLALKTPPRVLTLSERPLDFLDLERPPPTPQNEEVRAVGRLKRERSMSENAVRQNGQLVRTDSVVTPSPPQARVCPSHMLPEDGASLSSARGILSLIQASTRRAYQQVLEVLDDNRRPVLRGGSAAATSNPHHDNVRYGISNIDAVVEGPADDMTVVDAVSLRRQIIKLNRRLQLLEEENKERAKREMVMYSITVAFWLLNSWLWFRR; encoded by the exons atgagtaaaagaaaaacCAGTGACCCACCAATAGGAAG AGTGAGTGGGGCAGCATTTCCTTCCCCCACTGCTGCCGAGATGGCGGAGATCAGTCGAATTCAATATGAAATGGAATACACTGAAGGCATTAGTCAACGAATGAGGGTCCCGGAAAAATTAAAGGTAGCACCACCAAATGCTGACCTGGAGCAGGAATTCCAAGAAGGAGTTCCGAATGCCAGTGTGATTATGCAGGTTCCAGAGAGGATTGTCGTAGCAG GAAATAATGAAGACATTCCATTTACAAGACCAGGAGATCTTGACCTCATTCAATCAACTTCTTTTAAACCTCTGGCACTAAAAACACCACCTCGTGTACTTACGCTAAGTGAGAGACCACTAGATTTTCTGGATTTAGAAAGACCTCCTCCAACTCCTCAAAATGAAGAA GTCCGTGCGGTTGGCAGGCTAAAGAGAGAGCGCTCTATGAGTGAAAACGCTGTTCGCCAGAATGGACAGCTAGTCAGGACGGACTCCGT TGTGACACCATCGCCACCCCAGGCTCGGGTCTGTCCTTCCCATATGTTACCTGAAGACGGAGCTAGCCTTTCCTCCGCTCGTGGCATTTTGTCGCTTATCCAGGCTTCCACCCGTAGGGCTTACCAGCAGGTCTTGGAGGTGCTGGATGACAACCGCAG ACCAGTGTTGCGTGGTGGGTCTGCGGCCGCCACTTCTAACCCTCATCATGACAACGTCAG GTACGGCATTTCAAATATAGATGCAGTAGTTGAGGGACCCGCAGATGACATGACTGTCGTAGATGCAGTTTCATTAAGACGACAG ATAATCAAACTAAACCGGCGTCTCCAGCTTCTGGAAGAGGAGAACAAAGAGCGGGCGAAGAGGGAGATGGTCATGTACTCGATCACCGTAGCCTTCTGGCTGCTGAACAGCTGGCTCTGGTTCCGCCGCTAG
- the MFF gene encoding mitochondrial fission factor isoform X8 gives MSKRKTSDPPIGRVSGAAFPSPTAAEMAEISRIQYEMEYTEGISQRMRVPEKLKVAPPNADLEQEFQEGVPNASVIMQVPERIVVAGNNEDIPFTRPGDLDLIQSTSFKPLALKTPPRVLTLSERPLDFLDLERPPPTPQNEEVRAVGRLKRERSMSENAVRQNGQLVRTDSVYGISNIDAVVEGPADDMTVVDAVSLRRQIIKLNRRLQLLEEENKERAKREMVMYSITVAFWLLNSWLWFRR, from the exons atgagtaaaagaaaaacCAGTGACCCACCAATAGGAAG AGTGAGTGGGGCAGCATTTCCTTCCCCCACTGCTGCCGAGATGGCGGAGATCAGTCGAATTCAATATGAAATGGAATACACTGAAGGCATTAGTCAACGAATGAGGGTCCCGGAAAAATTAAAGGTAGCACCACCAAATGCTGACCTGGAGCAGGAATTCCAAGAAGGAGTTCCGAATGCCAGTGTGATTATGCAGGTTCCAGAGAGGATTGTCGTAGCAG GAAATAATGAAGACATTCCATTTACAAGACCAGGAGATCTTGACCTCATTCAATCAACTTCTTTTAAACCTCTGGCACTAAAAACACCACCTCGTGTACTTACGCTAAGTGAGAGACCACTAGATTTTCTGGATTTAGAAAGACCTCCTCCAACTCCTCAAAATGAAGAA GTCCGTGCGGTTGGCAGGCTAAAGAGAGAGCGCTCTATGAGTGAAAACGCTGTTCGCCAGAATGGACAGCTAGTCAGGACGGACTCCGT GTACGGCATTTCAAATATAGATGCAGTAGTTGAGGGACCCGCAGATGACATGACTGTCGTAGATGCAGTTTCATTAAGACGACAG ATAATCAAACTAAACCGGCGTCTCCAGCTTCTGGAAGAGGAGAACAAAGAGCGGGCGAAGAGGGAGATGGTCATGTACTCGATCACCGTAGCCTTCTGGCTGCTGAACAGCTGGCTCTGGTTCCGCCGCTAG
- the MFF gene encoding mitochondrial fission factor isoform X1: MSKRKTSDPPIGRVSGAAFPSPTAAEMAEISRIQYEMEYTEGISQRMRVPEKLKVAPPNADLEQEFQEGVPNASVIMQVPERIVVAGNNEDIPFTRPGDLDLIQSTSFKPLALKTPPRVLTLSERPLDFLDLERPPPTPQNEEVRAVGRLKRERSMSENAVRQNGQLVRTDSVWHRSDSAPRNKISRFQAPISAPEYTVTPSPPQARVCPSHMLPEDGASLSSARGILSLIQASTRRAYQQVLEVLDDNRSVRRQNEIRCERPVLRGGSAAATSNPHHDNVRYGISNIDAVVEGPADDMTVVDAVSLRRQIIKLNRRLQLLEEENKERAKREMVMYSITVAFWLLNSWLWFRR, from the exons atgagtaaaagaaaaacCAGTGACCCACCAATAGGAAG AGTGAGTGGGGCAGCATTTCCTTCCCCCACTGCTGCCGAGATGGCGGAGATCAGTCGAATTCAATATGAAATGGAATACACTGAAGGCATTAGTCAACGAATGAGGGTCCCGGAAAAATTAAAGGTAGCACCACCAAATGCTGACCTGGAGCAGGAATTCCAAGAAGGAGTTCCGAATGCCAGTGTGATTATGCAGGTTCCAGAGAGGATTGTCGTAGCAG GAAATAATGAAGACATTCCATTTACAAGACCAGGAGATCTTGACCTCATTCAATCAACTTCTTTTAAACCTCTGGCACTAAAAACACCACCTCGTGTACTTACGCTAAGTGAGAGACCACTAGATTTTCTGGATTTAGAAAGACCTCCTCCAACTCCTCAAAATGAAGAA GTCCGTGCGGTTGGCAGGCTAAAGAGAGAGCGCTCTATGAGTGAAAACGCTGTTCGCCAGAATGGACAGCTAGTCAGGACGGACTCCGT GTGGCACAGATCAGATTCTGccccaagaaataaaatttccaggTTCCAGGCACCGATTTCTGCACCGGAGTACAC TGTGACACCATCGCCACCCCAGGCTCGGGTCTGTCCTTCCCATATGTTACCTGAAGACGGAGCTAGCCTTTCCTCCGCTCGTGGCATTTTGTCGCTTATCCAGGCTTCCACCCGTAGGGCTTACCAGCAGGTCTTGGAGGTGCTGGATGACAACCGCAG TGTAAGAAGACAAAATGAAATACGTTGTGAAAG ACCAGTGTTGCGTGGTGGGTCTGCGGCCGCCACTTCTAACCCTCATCATGACAACGTCAG GTACGGCATTTCAAATATAGATGCAGTAGTTGAGGGACCCGCAGATGACATGACTGTCGTAGATGCAGTTTCATTAAGACGACAG ATAATCAAACTAAACCGGCGTCTCCAGCTTCTGGAAGAGGAGAACAAAGAGCGGGCGAAGAGGGAGATGGTCATGTACTCGATCACCGTAGCCTTCTGGCTGCTGAACAGCTGGCTCTGGTTCCGCCGCTAG
- the MFF gene encoding mitochondrial fission factor isoform X3, which translates to MSKRKTSDPPIGRVSGAAFPSPTAAEMAEISRIQYEMEYTEGISQRMRVPEKLKVAPPNADLEQEFQEGVPNASVIMQVPERIVVAGNNEDIPFTRPGDLDLIQSTSFKPLALKTPPRVLTLSERPLDFLDLERPPPTPQNEEVRAVGRLKRERSMSENAVRQNGQLVRTDSVVTPSPPQARVCPSHMLPEDGASLSSARGILSLIQASTRRAYQQVLEVLDDNRSVRRQNEIRCERPVLRGGSAAATSNPHHDNVRYGISNIDAVVEGPADDMTVVDAVSLRRQIIKLNRRLQLLEEENKERAKREMVMYSITVAFWLLNSWLWFRR; encoded by the exons atgagtaaaagaaaaacCAGTGACCCACCAATAGGAAG AGTGAGTGGGGCAGCATTTCCTTCCCCCACTGCTGCCGAGATGGCGGAGATCAGTCGAATTCAATATGAAATGGAATACACTGAAGGCATTAGTCAACGAATGAGGGTCCCGGAAAAATTAAAGGTAGCACCACCAAATGCTGACCTGGAGCAGGAATTCCAAGAAGGAGTTCCGAATGCCAGTGTGATTATGCAGGTTCCAGAGAGGATTGTCGTAGCAG GAAATAATGAAGACATTCCATTTACAAGACCAGGAGATCTTGACCTCATTCAATCAACTTCTTTTAAACCTCTGGCACTAAAAACACCACCTCGTGTACTTACGCTAAGTGAGAGACCACTAGATTTTCTGGATTTAGAAAGACCTCCTCCAACTCCTCAAAATGAAGAA GTCCGTGCGGTTGGCAGGCTAAAGAGAGAGCGCTCTATGAGTGAAAACGCTGTTCGCCAGAATGGACAGCTAGTCAGGACGGACTCCGT TGTGACACCATCGCCACCCCAGGCTCGGGTCTGTCCTTCCCATATGTTACCTGAAGACGGAGCTAGCCTTTCCTCCGCTCGTGGCATTTTGTCGCTTATCCAGGCTTCCACCCGTAGGGCTTACCAGCAGGTCTTGGAGGTGCTGGATGACAACCGCAG TGTAAGAAGACAAAATGAAATACGTTGTGAAAG ACCAGTGTTGCGTGGTGGGTCTGCGGCCGCCACTTCTAACCCTCATCATGACAACGTCAG GTACGGCATTTCAAATATAGATGCAGTAGTTGAGGGACCCGCAGATGACATGACTGTCGTAGATGCAGTTTCATTAAGACGACAG ATAATCAAACTAAACCGGCGTCTCCAGCTTCTGGAAGAGGAGAACAAAGAGCGGGCGAAGAGGGAGATGGTCATGTACTCGATCACCGTAGCCTTCTGGCTGCTGAACAGCTGGCTCTGGTTCCGCCGCTAG
- the MFF gene encoding mitochondrial fission factor isoform X4 produces MAEISRIQYEMEYTEGISQRMRVPEKLKVAPPNADLEQEFQEGVPNASVIMQVPERIVVAGNNEDIPFTRPGDLDLIQSTSFKPLALKTPPRVLTLSERPLDFLDLERPPPTPQNEEVRAVGRLKRERSMSENAVRQNGQLVRTDSVWHRSDSAPRNKISRFQAPISAPEYTVTPSPPQARVCPSHMLPEDGASLSSARGILSLIQASTRRAYQQVLEVLDDNRSVRRQNEIRCERPVLRGGSAAATSNPHHDNVRYGISNIDAVVEGPADDMTVVDAVSLRRQIIKLNRRLQLLEEENKERAKREMVMYSITVAFWLLNSWLWFRR; encoded by the exons ATGGCGGAGATCAGTCGAATTCAATATGAAATGGAATACACTGAAGGCATTAGTCAACGAATGAGGGTCCCGGAAAAATTAAAGGTAGCACCACCAAATGCTGACCTGGAGCAGGAATTCCAAGAAGGAGTTCCGAATGCCAGTGTGATTATGCAGGTTCCAGAGAGGATTGTCGTAGCAG GAAATAATGAAGACATTCCATTTACAAGACCAGGAGATCTTGACCTCATTCAATCAACTTCTTTTAAACCTCTGGCACTAAAAACACCACCTCGTGTACTTACGCTAAGTGAGAGACCACTAGATTTTCTGGATTTAGAAAGACCTCCTCCAACTCCTCAAAATGAAGAA GTCCGTGCGGTTGGCAGGCTAAAGAGAGAGCGCTCTATGAGTGAAAACGCTGTTCGCCAGAATGGACAGCTAGTCAGGACGGACTCCGT GTGGCACAGATCAGATTCTGccccaagaaataaaatttccaggTTCCAGGCACCGATTTCTGCACCGGAGTACAC TGTGACACCATCGCCACCCCAGGCTCGGGTCTGTCCTTCCCATATGTTACCTGAAGACGGAGCTAGCCTTTCCTCCGCTCGTGGCATTTTGTCGCTTATCCAGGCTTCCACCCGTAGGGCTTACCAGCAGGTCTTGGAGGTGCTGGATGACAACCGCAG TGTAAGAAGACAAAATGAAATACGTTGTGAAAG ACCAGTGTTGCGTGGTGGGTCTGCGGCCGCCACTTCTAACCCTCATCATGACAACGTCAG GTACGGCATTTCAAATATAGATGCAGTAGTTGAGGGACCCGCAGATGACATGACTGTCGTAGATGCAGTTTCATTAAGACGACAG ATAATCAAACTAAACCGGCGTCTCCAGCTTCTGGAAGAGGAGAACAAAGAGCGGGCGAAGAGGGAGATGGTCATGTACTCGATCACCGTAGCCTTCTGGCTGCTGAACAGCTGGCTCTGGTTCCGCCGCTAG